A single window of Nocardia higoensis DNA harbors:
- a CDS encoding PH domain-containing protein, whose protein sequence is MAQPRTILAGPAWRPSPKAKLLWALQTASGWATLSVAVIVWAMVDSGHRGWQLLAALAILVAGAISVAVVPWWRYAVHRWEITAEAVYTRVGWLSQESRVAPISRVQTVDIERGPLERLLGLATVTVTTASSAGAVTITGLDLPVAEKTVADLTEIAARHRGDAT, encoded by the coding sequence ATGGCACAGCCGCGAACGATCCTCGCCGGGCCGGCCTGGCGGCCGAGCCCGAAGGCGAAACTGCTGTGGGCCCTGCAGACCGCGAGCGGGTGGGCCACGCTGTCGGTGGCGGTGATCGTGTGGGCGATGGTCGATTCCGGCCACCGCGGCTGGCAACTGCTCGCCGCGCTCGCGATCCTGGTGGCGGGTGCGATTTCCGTCGCGGTGGTGCCGTGGTGGCGTTACGCGGTGCACCGCTGGGAGATCACCGCCGAAGCCGTCTACACCCGGGTCGGCTGGCTGAGCCAGGAGAGCCGGGTCGCGCCGATCTCGCGAGTGCAGACGGTGGACATCGAACGCGGCCCGCTGGAGCGGTTGCTCGGGCTGGCGACGGTGACGGTGACGACCGCGTCCTCGGCGGGCGCGGTGACGATCACCGGTCTGGATCTGCCGGTGGCAGAGAAGACGGTGGCCGATCTCACCGAGATCGCTGCCCGGCATCGCGGAGACGCGACATGA
- a CDS encoding PH domain-containing protein translates to MSASEESAPPPPVPQDAPAAPGASGGPRPRGAAGAGPGEQRPWARLDQRMLLVYPVTEVVKFIPVLFGTVLVGTSSGNPLWSVIPLIAIVGFALTRWFTTTYRVGPTHVELRTGLVRRRTLSVPRSRIRSVDIEADLLHRILGLAVVVVGTGQQAESGEKFELDALSAQVAPVLRAELLAHTAGGDTAVSHGGIAAPTGAHGREIGHWQPGWVRYAPLSLTGFAVIAPLLALPFQFGLSELSIDADTPRWVENNVVLVIGLAVLMFLLAVVVVVSIAACGRYLATYFGLRVVDDGRTLHLSHGLFTTRQITLDLARFRGATINEPLLLRRAGAAELEAIMVGENPRQKILPQAPRAAVERTLGELLGSRQLASAKNTAARPAKSRTDPVASEALPSGAAIPARPDAPHHLDTPTATTGSTVAEHSSRTDDSAATDEQAGPEATARAEVDASAHLSAPLTPHGPVARRRRWVRAVLPACVPAVVLAVLTISAQSYPPWLWLPVVVLIAPAVLLAEDRYRGLGHTVLPGTAHGPAWLITRSGSLDRDRDCLEAPGIIGWTVRQTFWQRRSGIATVVAATAAGKKSYRIVDVPLERAWEIIEDATPGALGHR, encoded by the coding sequence ATGAGCGCGTCCGAGGAATCGGCCCCACCCCCGCCCGTCCCTCAGGACGCGCCCGCCGCGCCGGGCGCCTCCGGCGGTCCCCGTCCGCGGGGCGCGGCGGGCGCCGGCCCAGGTGAGCAGCGGCCGTGGGCCCGACTGGACCAGCGCATGTTGCTGGTGTATCCGGTGACCGAGGTCGTCAAGTTCATTCCGGTGCTGTTCGGCACGGTCCTGGTCGGCACGAGCAGCGGCAATCCGCTGTGGAGCGTGATCCCGCTGATCGCGATCGTCGGTTTCGCGCTGACCCGCTGGTTCACCACCACCTACCGGGTCGGCCCGACGCACGTCGAACTGCGCACCGGGCTGGTGCGGCGGCGCACCCTGTCGGTGCCGCGCAGCCGGATTCGCTCGGTCGACATCGAAGCCGATCTGCTGCACCGGATCCTGGGGCTGGCCGTGGTGGTGGTCGGTACCGGGCAGCAGGCCGAGAGCGGCGAGAAGTTCGAGCTCGACGCGTTGTCCGCGCAGGTCGCGCCGGTCCTGCGCGCCGAACTGCTCGCCCATACCGCGGGCGGCGATACCGCCGTGAGCCACGGCGGTATCGCGGCGCCGACCGGTGCGCATGGCCGGGAGATCGGGCACTGGCAGCCCGGCTGGGTCCGATACGCTCCGCTGTCGCTCACCGGTTTCGCGGTCATCGCCCCGCTGCTCGCGCTGCCCTTCCAATTCGGCCTCAGCGAGTTGTCCATCGATGCCGACACCCCGCGCTGGGTCGAGAACAATGTCGTCCTCGTGATCGGCCTCGCGGTGCTGATGTTCCTGCTCGCCGTCGTCGTCGTGGTCAGCATCGCCGCCTGCGGCCGCTACCTGGCCACCTACTTCGGCCTGCGCGTCGTCGACGACGGCCGCACCCTGCACCTGAGCCACGGGTTGTTCACGACCCGCCAGATCACTCTGGACCTGGCGCGCTTCCGCGGCGCCACGATCAACGAACCGCTGCTGCTGCGCCGCGCCGGAGCCGCCGAACTGGAAGCCATCATGGTCGGGGAGAACCCACGCCAGAAGATCCTTCCGCAGGCCCCGCGCGCCGCCGTCGAACGCACCCTCGGTGAACTGCTCGGCAGCAGGCAGCTCGCCTCGGCGAAGAACACCGCAGCACGCCCGGCGAAGTCCCGCACCGATCCGGTTGCCTCCGAAGCACTCCCGAGCGGCGCCGCCATCCCGGCCCGCCCCGACGCCCCACACCATCTCGACACGCCGACCGCCACCACCGGCTCGACCGTCGCCGAGCACTCCTCCCGGACGGACGACTCGGCCGCCACCGACGAGCAGGCCGGGCCGGAGGCGACCGCGCGAGCCGAGGTCGACGCCAGCGCCCACCTGTCGGCCCCGCTCACCCCGCACGGCCCCGTCGCACGCCGCAGACGCTGGGTCCGCGCAGTGCTGCCTGCCTGCGTTCCCGCCGTCGTCCTGGCTGTCCTGACGATCTCCGCGCAGTCTTACCCCCCTTGGCTGTGGCTGCCCGTCGTCGTCCTGATCGCGCCGGCCGTCCTGCTCGCCGAAGACCGGTACCGGGGCCTCGGCCACACCGTGCTCCCCGGCACGGCGCACGGCCCCGCCTGGCTCATCACCCGGTCCGGTTCCCTGGACCGCGATCGCGATTGTCTGGAGGCTCCCGGCATCATCGGATGGACGGTCCGCCAGACCTTCTGGCAGCGCCGTTCCGGCATCGCCACGGTGGTAGCCGCCACCGCCGCGGGCAAGAAGAGCTATCGCATCGTCGACGTTCCGCTCGAAAGGGCGTGGGAGATCATCGAAGACGCCACTCCGGGGGCTCTCGGCCACCGCTAG